The Tenebrio molitor chromosome 3, icTenMoli1.1, whole genome shotgun sequence genome contains a region encoding:
- the rictor gene encoding rapamycin-insensitive companion of mTOR isoform X2 has protein sequence MATTSWMRYSNSRYGRFQRGRYVNKEDDINFDVNSDSRQNVTSILSALCQISDLTDGKRLNYLNAFVKVTLHIEGNFENIGFSMRDILCCLRIALLHESTQVRSGGLRAIRHVLRNEDDIAQLNKLLIPFLIARSLDLVLKNDVERIEAMKLIRKILMLSPSNFHIALGRSLVSLANGVVEERDRMLRICLATLCELGVLNTNLFIETGGVAAITRNLLECQTPKIAESLCGVLLLLLDKPSTRNQAAIDLHSIAAPYCDFHYRHGWKDKDKYVDERELRFNCSRLALLSILRSWPGILHFCGPANKAGLKAVVEVLYLKQLEVRKAVLDLLYELLGLPQPEWTDELSVALGAVDPSEPQSSWRLNEGFVAAEGRFILPHLAKTTPSITDMHLALLLYCFLECGLLGAIVEVIATSDTFISVRATVLLGELMHLIQILLPPECCNVSPALPSLLEYATHGKPQAIKAVNGLQQLQKLLKARPASYSLHLDFILRSGGNIKFSSKNSKKSRHKLKTLKFKWQQLVSKDGDDVIKETAVLLNKDAYTWNWNLIRIVLKGESLKIDLSDTTHRNFMKRLVDFYTPSRNRYSHMDLTTPKISVAYTLTGIDLINCLLELDHDESNRMLVDLFADISDQITAITSGRSVHDCLFNPQHMNSTQCQSYFLFIGRLSAYDVGIRLLNNLEMFKRLEHLATTTNNDCYVKLIVSSLDYSNPGPCRDLLSSVLKCQVESSRLYATQFLLVLLRAGISGFSDWGVRFLVNQLKDKARSVYLTALSSLHEACELESCLETLVKLNPNLNHLGEKGSLLAVRLLAISSGFQLLNKNDFVVNEVKRWDDYFNYRYVKLVEGETSDVLTLHQRDEDGKYDKRVSAIRATNRKDTFLPPHLYGQLARQTDGFLMLVHHGSLETMIQFLTSGLCDTDEDILKLKASLWALGHFGSTTEGLRYLLLNNCLTSMIALAQDCLVLSIRATSYYALGLISTTRLGADELFKLGWFCTRHNRHVAWPIIEEEAWDEDADDSLRLPCGFPDISSTLYYFDSGIKDVEGSTDDDTSESMVALPDAIVAGPQKSLTLPANQNQPSAYHKRSLSESKTFEIIRAPDSKKGSFRLGTEIVRRVRNNSTTESTTSGVSSCDSVGGGKSVMYERPQILSPIPSSCSLSTLKQPGQKARRHSESSRRVSVQSGSNSEKSLQSLSGGATSKLSHQDLVGYATLRSLRKSPRYLEEPAYDEEIHNDSAWEVPVSIVDDFNALVSSTSSIKRFSVHESASEGEDRCYMGIGLPQAIHSLFLDVDEETRDVSLEKFPIINDEIVYAMHDFKVREETLWKHETELCLLCSGKASQDDDIFMVVAGDPLDTKYDAANPENVKGQVLRLVDQFANPVWCRQVKQSLLQCKQGHPQVFQDPCLYSEVCKMMSECTYRLSPRRMLHELFLEVKYDDLYADCAKFLKNAQAETDSGKSSGDSIDEGAQPSNIKKLDSLKLAYKENKFPIRSRNESKIV, from the exons ATGGCCACAACGAGTTGGATGCGATATTCAAACTCACGTTACGGTCGATTTCAGAGAG GTCGATACGTTAATAAAGAAGACGATATTAATTTCGATGTCAATAGCG ATTCACGCCAGAACGTAACCAGTATATTGTCCGCGCTTTGCCAGATCTCCGACCTTACCGATGGAAAACGCTTAAATTACTTGAACGCTTTTGTCAAAGTGACCCTCCATATTGAGGGCAACTTTGAGAACATCGGTTTCAGCATGAGAGACATCCTGTGCTG TTTACGCATCGCTCTTCTCCACGAATCTACTCAAGTTAGATCTGGCGGATTGAGAGCCATCCGGCACGTGTTGCGCAACGAGGACGACATTGCGCAACTGAACAAGCTCCTGATCCCGTTTTTGATCGCCCGATCCCTCGATCTGGTCCTGAAGAACGACGTCGAAAGGATAGAGGCCATGAAACTGATCAGGAAAATTCTGATGTTGTCGCCGAGCAACTTTCACATAGCTTTAGGTCGCAGCTTGGTGTCTTTGGCCAACGGCGTCGTCGAGGAGAGAGACAGGATGCTGCGCATCTGTCTCGCCACGTTGTGCGAATTGG GGGTGCTCAAtacgaatttatttattgaaaccGGCGGTGTGGCAGCTATCACGCGGAATTTACTCGAATGTCAAACGCCTAAAATTGCGGAGTCTTTGTGCGGGGTTTTGCTATTGTTACTTGACAAACCCTCCACGAGGAATCAAGCCGCGATCGATCTCCACTCCATAGCAGCTCCTTACTGTGATTTTCACTATCGGCACGGATGGAAAGACAAAGACAAATACGT ggACGAAAGAGAGTTGCGTTTTAATTGTAGCCGGCTCGCTTTGTTGTCGATTCTCAGGAGCTGGCCTGGGATTTTACACTTTTGCGGTCCGGCGAACAAAGCGGGACTCAAGGCTGTGGTCGAGGTGCTCTATCTGAAACAATTAGAAGTCAGG AAAGCTGTTTTGGACTTGTTGTACGAACTCCTAGGCTTACCTCAGCCCGAATGGACCGACGAACTGTCGGTGGCTTTGGGCGCCGTGGACCCCTCCGAACCCCAGTCTTCCTGGAGACTGAACGAAGGCTTCGTCGCGGCCGAAGGTCGCTTCATCCTACCTCACTTGGCCAAAACGACCCCTAGTATTACCGACATGCACTTGGCCCTCCTTTTGTACTGTTTCCTCGAATGTGGCCTTCTGGGAGCGATCGTCGAGGTCATCGCCACCAGCGACACTTTCATCAGCGTTCGCGCGACCGTTCTCTTGGGCGAACTGATGCACCTGATACAGATCCTCTTGCCTCCAGAGTGTTGCAACGTTTCCCCAGCTCTCCCCTCGCTGCTAGAATACGCCACTCACGGGAAACCTCAAGCCATCAAGGCTGTCAACGGTCTGCAACAGCTGCAAAAGTTGTTGAAGGCCAGACCGGCCTCCTACAGTCTTCACCTGGACTTTATTCTCAGAAGTGGGGGCAACATCAAGTTCTCTAGTAAAAATAGCAAGAAAAGCAGGCACAAACTCAAGACGCTCAAGTTCAAGTGGCAGCAA TTGGTCAGCAAAGATGGCGACGACGTGATCAAAGAGACTGCAGTTTTATTGAACAAAGATGCGTACACTTGGAACTGGAACCTGATTCGCATCGTCCTCAAG GGGGAATCTCTGAAGATCGATTTGTCCGACACCACTCATCGGAACTTCATGAAGCGTCTGGTGGACTTTTACACGCCGTCGCGTAACCGTTATTCCCACATGGACTTGACCACCCCCAAGATCAGCGTCGCCTACACCTTGACCGGAATCGACCTGATCAACTGCCTGCTCGAACTCGACCACGACGAGAGCAACCGGATGTTGGTCGACTTGTTCGCGGACATTTCCGACCAGATCACGGCCATCACGAGCGGTCGGAGCGTCCACGACTGTCTCTTCAACCCCCAGCACATGAACAGCACCCAATGCCAAAGCTATTTCCTCTTCATCGGCCGCTTAAGCGCTTACGACGTCGGAATTCGACTGTTGAACAACTTGGAGATGTTCAAGCGTCTCGAACATCTCGCCACCACCACGAATAACGACTGTTACGTCAAGCTGATAGTGTCGTCTTTGGACTACAGCAATCCCGGTCCGTGCAGGGACTTGCTGAGTTCGGTGTTGAAGTGTCAGGTCGAGAGTTCAAGATTGTACGCGACACAGTTCCTACTGGTCCTGTTGAGGGCCGGAATCAGCGGTTTCTCGGATTGGGGCGTCAGATTTCTAGTCAATCAGTTGAAGGACAAGGCGAGGAGTGTGTATCTGACGGCTCTGAGTTCGCTGCACGAAGCTTGCGAACTCGAGAGTTGTTTGGAGACTTTGGTCAAGTTGAATCCGAATTTGAATCATCTGGGCGAGAAGGGTTCGCTGTTGGCCGTCCGATTGTTGGCGATTTCTTCGGGGTTTCAACTGTTGAACAAGAACGACTTTGTGGTGAACGAGGTCAAGCGGTGGGATGACTACTTCAACTACAGATACGTCAAACTAGTCGAAGGTGAGACTTCGGATGTTTTAACTCTGCATCAGAGAGACGAAGACGGGAAGTACGACAAGCGCGTGAGCGCGATACGGGCGACCAATCGTAAAGACACTTTCCTACCGCCGCACTTGTACGGCCAGCTGGCGCGGCAGACCGACGGATTTTTGATGCTGGTGCATCACGGCTCGTTGGAGACGATGATCCAG TTTTTGACGAGCGGTTTGTGCGACACCGACGAGGACATCCTCAAACTGAAGGCGTCGCTGTGGGCTCTCGGCCACTTCGGAAGCACCACCGAAGGCCTGAGATACCTTCTCCTCAACAACTGTCTAACCTCGATGATCGCTCTGGCACAAGATTGTCTTGTTCTTTCGATCAGAGCCACCTCGTACTACGCCCTCGGACTGATATCGACGACGCGATTGGGAGCAGACGAGCTGTTCAAATTGG GGTGGTTCTGCACGAGGCACAACCGACACGTCGCTTGGCCCATCATCGAGGAAGAAGCGTGGGATGAGGACGCCGACGACAGTCTCCGACTTCCGTGCGGATTTCCCGACATCTCCTCCACTTTGTACTACTTCGATTCCGGAATCAAGGACGTAGAGGGCAGCACCGACGACGACACGTCCGAATCAATGGTGGCTCTCCCAG ATGCGATCGTTGCGGGTCCTCAAAAATCTCTCACTCTTCCCGCCAATCAAAATCAACCATCGGCCTACCACAAGAGGTCGCTTTCCGAATCGAAAACGTTCGAGATAATTCGAGCGCCGGACAGCAAAAAGGGCAGCTTCAGGTTGGGCACCGAGATCGTGCGGAGAGTCAGGAATAACTCGACGACGGAGTCGACGACGTCGGGGGTCAGCTCTTGCGATTCGGTCGGCGGCGGTAAATCCGTGATGTA CGAACGCCCCCAAATCTTGAGCCCCATCCCGAGTTCCTGCAGCCTGAGCACTCTGAAGCAGCCGGGCCAGAAAGCGAGGCGCCATTCGGAGTCGTCGCGGAGGGTTTCGGTGCAAA GTGGGTCCAACTCGGAGAAGTCTCTGCAGTCGTTGAGCGGCGGCGCCACCAGCAAGTTGAGCCATCAGGATCTCGTCGGATACGCCACGCTCAGGTCGCTGCGCAAATCACCCAGGTATCTCGAAGAACCGGCCTACGACGAAGAGATCCACAACGACAGCGCGTGGGAGGTTCCCGTCTCGATAGTCGACGATTTCAACGCCTTGGTCTCTTCCACGTCGAGCATCAAGAGGTTTTCGGTGCACGAGAGCGCGTCAGAGGGAGAGGACAGGTGCTACATGGGCATCGGGTTGCCCCAAGCCATTCACAGTCTGTTCCTGGACGTCGACGAGGAAACCAGAGACGTCTCTCTGGAGAAGTTCCCCATAATAAACGACGAGATAGTGTACGCGATGCACGACTTCAAGGTGCGCGAGGAGACGCTGTGGAAGCACGAGACGGAGCTGTGCCTGCTCTGCTCGGGGAAGGCGTCCCAAGACGACGACATCTTCATGGTGGTAGCCGGAG ATCCTTTGGACACCAAATACGACGCCGCCAACCCCGAGA ACGTGAAAGGCCAAGTTCTGCGCTTGGTCGACCAGTTCGCCAACCCCGTCTGGTGCCGGCAGGTCAAGCAGTCGCTGCTCCAGTGCAAGCAGGGCCACCCCCAGGTCTTCCAGGACCCCTGTCTCTACTCGGAGGTGTGCAAGATGATGTCGGAGTGCACGTACCGCCTGTCGCCGCGGCGGATGCTCCACGAACTGTTCCTGGAAGTGAAATACGACGATCTGTACGCGGATTGCGCCAAATTTCTGAAAAACGCGCAGGCCGAGACGGACTCGGGTAAGTCGTCGGGCGACTCGATCGACGAGGGGGCCCAACCGtcgaacataaaaaaattggattCGTTAAAGCTCGCCTACAAAGAGAATAAGTTTCCGATTCGGAGTCGCAACGAGTCGAAAATCGTCTGA
- the LOC138126492 gene encoding sterol O-acyltransferase 1-like gives MNAVGPVTNHQNVKKRPQLHEKNFCLRNSMLIDLFENIHVRTVYHLFVAIFIGLFVNTTVYDYIKKGEVVLGLKLIWAGFGGIHVALVAWLAYFSVACVSCFLFKFWARKRIFLKLKNIRLWDFFWTLVTGTYYTGSFLTAGYVVTKFKLSPASSAFVVIEQTRILMKVHSFVRENAPKVVTFKQHTDSDLPLPQFSHLLYFLFAPTLIYRDSYPRREKIDWTFVCFRFLECVGVIFFMSFVIDRFLNPSIEDFGIRKFTVNEIVLCIFENTITGVFILLPMFFLILHSWQNMFAEITRFGDRLFYRDWWTCTDFSCYFRKWNIIVQEWLYLYIYRDFNENVFRGNSTLSKLAVFVISAVVHEWILAYMFGFFFPLLFFEFLFLGSLFNFLLAPKNTFFNILFWYAISLGMATLVTMYGIEFYARANAPIANPTFKDRVIPRFLTCDCIASAT, from the exons atgaATGCAGTAGGACCCGTTACGAACCACCAAAACGTGAAAAAACGTCCTCA GTTACACGAAAAAAACTTCTGTTTGAGAAATTCGATGTTAATAGATTTATTCGAAAACATTCACGTCAGAACCGTATATCATTTGTTCGTAGCGATTTTCATCGGCCTCTTCGTAAACACGACAGTTTACGACTACATAAAAAAAGGAGA GGTGGTTTTGGGGCTAAAACTTATTTGGGCAGGTTTCGGTGGAATACACGTAGCGTTGGTGGCATGGCTCGCGTACTTTTCTGTCGCTTGTGTCAGTTGCTTTTTGTTCAAGTTCTGGGCCAGGAAAAGGATCTTCCTCAAAC TAAAAAACATCAGACTTTGGGACTTTTTCTGGACACTCGTGACAGGGACCTATTACACCGGTAGCTTTCTTACGGCTGGGTACGTGGTGACCAAATTTAAACTGTCGCCTGCCTCGTCTGCTTTCGTCGTGATCGAACAG ACGAGGATCTTGATGAAAGTCCACTCCTTTGTCAGAGAGAACGCTCCGAAAGTGGTCACTTTCAAGCAACACACCGACAGCGACCTCCCTCTTCCTCAATTTTCGCACTTGTTGTACTTCCTCTTCGCCCCCACCCTCATCTACCGCGATTCTTACCCTAGAAGAGAAAAGATTGACTGGACTTTTGTCTGTTTCCGCTTCTTGGAATGCGTCGGGGTCATCTTTTTCATGAGCTTCGTCATCGACAGATTTCTCAACCCGTCGATCGAAGACTTCGGGATTAGAAAATTCACCGTGAACGAGATCGTACTGTGCATTTTCGAAAACACCATCACCGGCGTGTTCATCCTGCTGCCGATGTTCTTCCTGATCCTGCACTCCTGGCAGAACATGTTCGCCGAGATCACTCGATTCGGAGACAGACTGTTTTACCGGGACTGGTGGACTTGCACCGACTTCTCCTGCTACTTCCGCAAGTGGAACATCATAGTGCAAGAGTGGCTCTACCTCTACATCTACAGAGACTTCAACGAGAACGTGTTCCGTGGCAACTCCACCCTGTCGAAATTAGCCGTTTTCGTGATCTCGGCGGTCGTTCACGAGTGGATCCTCGCCTACATGTTCGGCTTCTTCTTTCCTTTGTTGTTCTTCGAGTTCTTGTTTTTGGGGTCGCTTTTCAACTTCCTCCTCGCCCCCAAGAACACCTTCTTCAACATTCTGTTCTGGTACGCCATATCCTTAGGCATGGCCACTCTGGTTACCATGTACGGAATCGAGTTTTACGCCAGAGCCAACGCGCCCATCGCCAACCCCACGTTCAAGGACCGAGTCATCCCCAGATTCCTGACGTGCGATTGCATCGCATCGGCGACGTAA
- the rictor gene encoding rapamycin-insensitive companion of mTOR isoform X1, which translates to MATTSWMRYSNSRYGRFQRGRYVNKEDDINFDVNSDSRQNVTSILSALCQISDLTDGKRLNYLNAFVKVTLHIEGNFENIGFSMRDILCCLRIALLHESTQVRSGGLRAIRHVLRNEDDIAQLNKLLIPFLIARSLDLVLKNDVERIEAMKLIRKILMLSPSNFHIALGRSLVSLANGVVEERDRMLRICLATLCELGVLNTNLFIETGGVAAITRNLLECQTPKIAESLCGVLLLLLDKPSTRNQAAIDLHSIAAPYCDFHYRHGWKDKDKYVDERELRFNCSRLALLSILRSWPGILHFCGPANKAGLKAVVEVLYLKQLEVRKAVLDLLYELLGLPQPEWTDELSVALGAVDPSEPQSSWRLNEGFVAAEGRFILPHLAKTTPSITDMHLALLLYCFLECGLLGAIVEVIATSDTFISVRATVLLGELMHLIQILLPPECCNVSPALPSLLEYATHGKPQAIKAVNGLQQLQKLLKARPASYSLHLDFILRSGGNIKFSSKNSKKSRHKLKTLKFKWQQLVSKDGDDVIKETAVLLNKDAYTWNWNLIRIVLKGESLKIDLSDTTHRNFMKRLVDFYTPSRNRYSHMDLTTPKISVAYTLTGIDLINCLLELDHDESNRMLVDLFADISDQITAITSGRSVHDCLFNPQHMNSTQCQSYFLFIGRLSAYDVGIRLLNNLEMFKRLEHLATTTNNDCYVKLIVSSLDYSNPGPCRDLLSSVLKCQVESSRLYATQFLLVLLRAGISGFSDWGVRFLVNQLKDKARSVYLTALSSLHEACELESCLETLVKLNPNLNHLGEKGSLLAVRLLAISSGFQLLNKNDFVVNEVKRWDDYFNYRYVKLVEGETSDVLTLHQRDEDGKYDKRVSAIRATNRKDTFLPPHLYGQLARQTDGFLMLVHHGSLETMIQFLTSGLCDTDEDILKLKASLWALGHFGSTTEGLRYLLLNNCLTSMIALAQDCLVLSIRATSYYALGLISTTRLGADELFKLGWFCTRHNRHVAWPIIEEEAWDEDADDSLRLPCGFPDISSTLYYFDSGIKDVEGSTDDDTSESMVALPGDAIVAGPQKSLTLPANQNQPSAYHKRSLSESKTFEIIRAPDSKKGSFRLGTEIVRRVRNNSTTESTTSGVSSCDSVGGGKSVMYERPQILSPIPSSCSLSTLKQPGQKARRHSESSRRVSVQSGSNSEKSLQSLSGGATSKLSHQDLVGYATLRSLRKSPRYLEEPAYDEEIHNDSAWEVPVSIVDDFNALVSSTSSIKRFSVHESASEGEDRCYMGIGLPQAIHSLFLDVDEETRDVSLEKFPIINDEIVYAMHDFKVREETLWKHETELCLLCSGKASQDDDIFMVVAGDPLDTKYDAANPENVKGQVLRLVDQFANPVWCRQVKQSLLQCKQGHPQVFQDPCLYSEVCKMMSECTYRLSPRRMLHELFLEVKYDDLYADCAKFLKNAQAETDSGKSSGDSIDEGAQPSNIKKLDSLKLAYKENKFPIRSRNESKIV; encoded by the exons ATGGCCACAACGAGTTGGATGCGATATTCAAACTCACGTTACGGTCGATTTCAGAGAG GTCGATACGTTAATAAAGAAGACGATATTAATTTCGATGTCAATAGCG ATTCACGCCAGAACGTAACCAGTATATTGTCCGCGCTTTGCCAGATCTCCGACCTTACCGATGGAAAACGCTTAAATTACTTGAACGCTTTTGTCAAAGTGACCCTCCATATTGAGGGCAACTTTGAGAACATCGGTTTCAGCATGAGAGACATCCTGTGCTG TTTACGCATCGCTCTTCTCCACGAATCTACTCAAGTTAGATCTGGCGGATTGAGAGCCATCCGGCACGTGTTGCGCAACGAGGACGACATTGCGCAACTGAACAAGCTCCTGATCCCGTTTTTGATCGCCCGATCCCTCGATCTGGTCCTGAAGAACGACGTCGAAAGGATAGAGGCCATGAAACTGATCAGGAAAATTCTGATGTTGTCGCCGAGCAACTTTCACATAGCTTTAGGTCGCAGCTTGGTGTCTTTGGCCAACGGCGTCGTCGAGGAGAGAGACAGGATGCTGCGCATCTGTCTCGCCACGTTGTGCGAATTGG GGGTGCTCAAtacgaatttatttattgaaaccGGCGGTGTGGCAGCTATCACGCGGAATTTACTCGAATGTCAAACGCCTAAAATTGCGGAGTCTTTGTGCGGGGTTTTGCTATTGTTACTTGACAAACCCTCCACGAGGAATCAAGCCGCGATCGATCTCCACTCCATAGCAGCTCCTTACTGTGATTTTCACTATCGGCACGGATGGAAAGACAAAGACAAATACGT ggACGAAAGAGAGTTGCGTTTTAATTGTAGCCGGCTCGCTTTGTTGTCGATTCTCAGGAGCTGGCCTGGGATTTTACACTTTTGCGGTCCGGCGAACAAAGCGGGACTCAAGGCTGTGGTCGAGGTGCTCTATCTGAAACAATTAGAAGTCAGG AAAGCTGTTTTGGACTTGTTGTACGAACTCCTAGGCTTACCTCAGCCCGAATGGACCGACGAACTGTCGGTGGCTTTGGGCGCCGTGGACCCCTCCGAACCCCAGTCTTCCTGGAGACTGAACGAAGGCTTCGTCGCGGCCGAAGGTCGCTTCATCCTACCTCACTTGGCCAAAACGACCCCTAGTATTACCGACATGCACTTGGCCCTCCTTTTGTACTGTTTCCTCGAATGTGGCCTTCTGGGAGCGATCGTCGAGGTCATCGCCACCAGCGACACTTTCATCAGCGTTCGCGCGACCGTTCTCTTGGGCGAACTGATGCACCTGATACAGATCCTCTTGCCTCCAGAGTGTTGCAACGTTTCCCCAGCTCTCCCCTCGCTGCTAGAATACGCCACTCACGGGAAACCTCAAGCCATCAAGGCTGTCAACGGTCTGCAACAGCTGCAAAAGTTGTTGAAGGCCAGACCGGCCTCCTACAGTCTTCACCTGGACTTTATTCTCAGAAGTGGGGGCAACATCAAGTTCTCTAGTAAAAATAGCAAGAAAAGCAGGCACAAACTCAAGACGCTCAAGTTCAAGTGGCAGCAA TTGGTCAGCAAAGATGGCGACGACGTGATCAAAGAGACTGCAGTTTTATTGAACAAAGATGCGTACACTTGGAACTGGAACCTGATTCGCATCGTCCTCAAG GGGGAATCTCTGAAGATCGATTTGTCCGACACCACTCATCGGAACTTCATGAAGCGTCTGGTGGACTTTTACACGCCGTCGCGTAACCGTTATTCCCACATGGACTTGACCACCCCCAAGATCAGCGTCGCCTACACCTTGACCGGAATCGACCTGATCAACTGCCTGCTCGAACTCGACCACGACGAGAGCAACCGGATGTTGGTCGACTTGTTCGCGGACATTTCCGACCAGATCACGGCCATCACGAGCGGTCGGAGCGTCCACGACTGTCTCTTCAACCCCCAGCACATGAACAGCACCCAATGCCAAAGCTATTTCCTCTTCATCGGCCGCTTAAGCGCTTACGACGTCGGAATTCGACTGTTGAACAACTTGGAGATGTTCAAGCGTCTCGAACATCTCGCCACCACCACGAATAACGACTGTTACGTCAAGCTGATAGTGTCGTCTTTGGACTACAGCAATCCCGGTCCGTGCAGGGACTTGCTGAGTTCGGTGTTGAAGTGTCAGGTCGAGAGTTCAAGATTGTACGCGACACAGTTCCTACTGGTCCTGTTGAGGGCCGGAATCAGCGGTTTCTCGGATTGGGGCGTCAGATTTCTAGTCAATCAGTTGAAGGACAAGGCGAGGAGTGTGTATCTGACGGCTCTGAGTTCGCTGCACGAAGCTTGCGAACTCGAGAGTTGTTTGGAGACTTTGGTCAAGTTGAATCCGAATTTGAATCATCTGGGCGAGAAGGGTTCGCTGTTGGCCGTCCGATTGTTGGCGATTTCTTCGGGGTTTCAACTGTTGAACAAGAACGACTTTGTGGTGAACGAGGTCAAGCGGTGGGATGACTACTTCAACTACAGATACGTCAAACTAGTCGAAGGTGAGACTTCGGATGTTTTAACTCTGCATCAGAGAGACGAAGACGGGAAGTACGACAAGCGCGTGAGCGCGATACGGGCGACCAATCGTAAAGACACTTTCCTACCGCCGCACTTGTACGGCCAGCTGGCGCGGCAGACCGACGGATTTTTGATGCTGGTGCATCACGGCTCGTTGGAGACGATGATCCAG TTTTTGACGAGCGGTTTGTGCGACACCGACGAGGACATCCTCAAACTGAAGGCGTCGCTGTGGGCTCTCGGCCACTTCGGAAGCACCACCGAAGGCCTGAGATACCTTCTCCTCAACAACTGTCTAACCTCGATGATCGCTCTGGCACAAGATTGTCTTGTTCTTTCGATCAGAGCCACCTCGTACTACGCCCTCGGACTGATATCGACGACGCGATTGGGAGCAGACGAGCTGTTCAAATTGG GGTGGTTCTGCACGAGGCACAACCGACACGTCGCTTGGCCCATCATCGAGGAAGAAGCGTGGGATGAGGACGCCGACGACAGTCTCCGACTTCCGTGCGGATTTCCCGACATCTCCTCCACTTTGTACTACTTCGATTCCGGAATCAAGGACGTAGAGGGCAGCACCGACGACGACACGTCCGAATCAATGGTGGCTCTCCCAGGTG ATGCGATCGTTGCGGGTCCTCAAAAATCTCTCACTCTTCCCGCCAATCAAAATCAACCATCGGCCTACCACAAGAGGTCGCTTTCCGAATCGAAAACGTTCGAGATAATTCGAGCGCCGGACAGCAAAAAGGGCAGCTTCAGGTTGGGCACCGAGATCGTGCGGAGAGTCAGGAATAACTCGACGACGGAGTCGACGACGTCGGGGGTCAGCTCTTGCGATTCGGTCGGCGGCGGTAAATCCGTGATGTA CGAACGCCCCCAAATCTTGAGCCCCATCCCGAGTTCCTGCAGCCTGAGCACTCTGAAGCAGCCGGGCCAGAAAGCGAGGCGCCATTCGGAGTCGTCGCGGAGGGTTTCGGTGCAAA GTGGGTCCAACTCGGAGAAGTCTCTGCAGTCGTTGAGCGGCGGCGCCACCAGCAAGTTGAGCCATCAGGATCTCGTCGGATACGCCACGCTCAGGTCGCTGCGCAAATCACCCAGGTATCTCGAAGAACCGGCCTACGACGAAGAGATCCACAACGACAGCGCGTGGGAGGTTCCCGTCTCGATAGTCGACGATTTCAACGCCTTGGTCTCTTCCACGTCGAGCATCAAGAGGTTTTCGGTGCACGAGAGCGCGTCAGAGGGAGAGGACAGGTGCTACATGGGCATCGGGTTGCCCCAAGCCATTCACAGTCTGTTCCTGGACGTCGACGAGGAAACCAGAGACGTCTCTCTGGAGAAGTTCCCCATAATAAACGACGAGATAGTGTACGCGATGCACGACTTCAAGGTGCGCGAGGAGACGCTGTGGAAGCACGAGACGGAGCTGTGCCTGCTCTGCTCGGGGAAGGCGTCCCAAGACGACGACATCTTCATGGTGGTAGCCGGAG ATCCTTTGGACACCAAATACGACGCCGCCAACCCCGAGA ACGTGAAAGGCCAAGTTCTGCGCTTGGTCGACCAGTTCGCCAACCCCGTCTGGTGCCGGCAGGTCAAGCAGTCGCTGCTCCAGTGCAAGCAGGGCCACCCCCAGGTCTTCCAGGACCCCTGTCTCTACTCGGAGGTGTGCAAGATGATGTCGGAGTGCACGTACCGCCTGTCGCCGCGGCGGATGCTCCACGAACTGTTCCTGGAAGTGAAATACGACGATCTGTACGCGGATTGCGCCAAATTTCTGAAAAACGCGCAGGCCGAGACGGACTCGGGTAAGTCGTCGGGCGACTCGATCGACGAGGGGGCCCAACCGtcgaacataaaaaaattggattCGTTAAAGCTCGCCTACAAAGAGAATAAGTTTCCGATTCGGAGTCGCAACGAGTCGAAAATCGTCTGA